In Tsukamurella tyrosinosolvens, the genomic window GGTCGCCCGCGTCGAGCTCAAGTCGATCTTCCCGCCCCCGTCGATCCAGGAGTCGATGGAGAAGCAGATGAAGGCGGACCGCGAGAAGCGCGCCACCATCCTCTCCGCCGAGGGTCACCGCGAGGCCGCGATCAAGTCCGCCGAGGGCGACAAGGCCAGCCGGATCCTGCTGGCCGAGGGCGAGCGGCAGGCCGCGATCCTCTCCGCGGAGGCCGACCGGCAGGCGGAGATCCTCCGCGCCGAGGGCCGCCGTGCCGCCGCGTACCTCGAGGCCCAGGGCGAGGCGAAGGCCATCGAGACCACGTTCTCCGCGATCAAGTCCGGGCGCCCGACGCCCGAGATGCTGGCCTACCAGTACCTGCAGACCCTCCCGGAGATGGCGCAGGGCGACGCGAACAAGGTGTGGGTCGTGCCCAGCGACTTCAACGCTGCGCTCCAGGGATTCATGCGCAACCTCGGCACGCCGGGCTCCGACGGTGTCTTCCGGTTCGAGCCCTCCGAGGACGCGCCCGCGGCCGCCCCGGACATCGACACCGACGGCTGGTTCGACACGCCGGAGCCGGTCGCCCCCGTCGTCGTCACGAAGGACGAGGTGCCCGATGCGCCGGTCGCGCCCGCGGGTGCCTCCGCAGCGCCCGCGCGCGCATCGGAACCCGAGCAGGACCCGTCGGACTCCAC contains:
- a CDS encoding SPFH domain-containing protein; the encoded protein is MEGIGIGLVVLLVLILAAVVVLVKALVLVPQAQAAVIERLGRYTKTVSGQLALLIPFIDKVRARVDLREQVVSFPPQPVITQDNLTVNIDTVVYFQVTRPEAAVYEISNYVVGVEQITTTTLRNVVGGMTLEETLTSREKINGQLRGVLDEATSRWGLRVARVELKSIFPPPSIQESMEKQMKADREKRATILSAEGHREAAIKSAEGDKASRILLAEGERQAAILSAEADRQAEILRAEGRRAAAYLEAQGEAKAIETTFSAIKSGRPTPEMLAYQYLQTLPEMAQGDANKVWVVPSDFNAALQGFMRNLGTPGSDGVFRFEPSEDAPAAAPDIDTDGWFDTPEPVAPVVVTKDEVPDAPVAPAGASAAPARASEPEQDPSDSTAQLPLGHGAAQWQQPSPYEVQQPGYAPPPQHEG